In Oreochromis niloticus isolate F11D_XX linkage group LG22, O_niloticus_UMD_NMBU, whole genome shotgun sequence, the sequence TTGTACTTCCACCGTGCACGTACCTGATTTAACTCGATATCTTGCACGAAAAAGATgcagtttttgtagttttgcctctgtactaaccaaaacaatcaagatgtgattgacGTGCAGGCGTTCAGCTTTCCTTTGTGGGGTTTACAAATTACACACACTCTTTTTCCAGCAGGTCAAAAGTAATTTGAGAATGGCCAGGTGACACCTGTTCTCTTGCTGTTTCCTGACAAATGAAGCAGACGTAATATGTGAAGTTGATTAAAAGTGTTGAAATTGTATTTTGTAGCTTTTCACTGTTTAAATGTGTGACTTAAAGAGTTTGAGGGGGGGAGACCATTATgctgaaaaaccaaaataaacctATCGGATTGATACCAGAGGCTTTAGGAGTGGCCAGTTCAACAATCTGGAACATTCTTCAAAGAGAGCGTACTCTGGCCAGCTGAAGAACAAAAAGCTTTGAAAGATCACACATTCGGACTTCTATTCTATAAAATTTTAGTTAATATTATTACCAATATTTTTGACACTTCAAAAGGATATGACAAATCCAACACTATAATCAGTTATTAAGATTGTTTCTTTTAGGTCTTTTATAAATGCTCTTTCTAGAAGACTGTTTGACATCAGGGTGGAAAATTTATTCTACaatgagttttttgttttttccccccaaatcaGTGCAGTTACCTTTTTGGTATTTGGAAACCTGGTTAATTATTGTTCAATCCTCTTCTGACTGTATTCTACAAACCAAGTGGAAATAACTTTGGGACTTCTCACGTTTCACTCTGACGTCTTCCCAGAGCTTTCTGTAATTTCAGACACAGCCGTTCTTTAACCTCTGAGCATTTCAGTGTGTCcggtgtatttttatttaaaatatttgtgattttttttctgtatgagtTTCGCACAGCACCCAGCACTTGAAGATTAAGCTAAATAGACTTTGCTTCCATGTGATGACATAAATTCCTGTGTGTAAAACGCACAAAAACAATGTCGTTAAGTTGGGCTTTTTTGGGAAAGTGGCTAATCACAGTGTCAATGCTCGGTCACACCTAGGAAATTGTCCATTATCAAACACGGCCTTTGGCAGCTTCACGATAGACTGATAAGGTAATGTAATAAGAGGTTTGGCAGAGTATAACTGAATATAAATTAGACTTTTTTTCTATTCTCCCTAGTAAATCAGCAGCCACCCAATGAGCTGATAcagaataaacacattaaaattcAGGAGAGTGAGTACTTCAACTGCAGTTAATGGATAAACATCAGCAACATCTTATCTGAGCATTAAAAAACTGCCAAAGCATTTCACTATAAGGTTATTATCATCAGGTTTCTCTGGTGATACTGACCAGGCTGTAGCACTCAGTTGTATTCCATTTATAGATTACCTTTAGCCAAAAGGCTTCATACCTCGAACCACATGCTGCTGCACTCTATGGAAAAGCTGTCACACGATGTCAAACGGTCcaaaagatgaaaacaaacactgtattCTTTAATTGTGACTTGTAGGATCTCAGGTTTAAAAGATGCCGCAGTGCCAGGCATACATTTGTTAAATGAGGTGAGACAGAATGCATGACAGGTTTTCTGTTTAGCCGGTGCTCATTACAGAGTAAATGCCCATCATCTCTCAGTGTGTGTTGAAGATTATGAAGACACCAGGCTGCTGATAATAGCATTTTATTCCCATTAAATGGCCATTTGAATCACAATGTTTGGCACTACTTATAACAAACTGATAGCAAAGCTATTACCATTAAATAACCAACCTGCTAAATGGAGCAAAGCCTGCAAGCTAGCTGACGCAGGCGAGGCGTTATACTTACATAACACACTTTACTTTAGAGATCCTAAATTTAAATCTGTGGGCgactcctttaaaaaaacaaagtcaaaaatcCTATTTTATTCTAGTCATACAGTTTTTGTGTGACCTCTGAAACACCTGCCCAATAAATACCTGGCAGAATTTGAAAATGGCCGCCAAGTTTACGAGATTTGATTGCAGAAGGACTCTGGTCAAACAGTTCTCAAGACAAACGATCACGGCTGCTATACCCTCTACAAAGTGCCTTGTGTAGATAAGTAGTGAAATTGTACATCAGAATTGATTTTACTTACAAGGAAATTATTACTTttagcacataaacacagtgtgCTGATAAGATTAAGGGTGCTGAAAAGATTGTGCAAAAAGCTGGATCTggtcagaaggaaaaaaacacagactTTGAAGAGCTGGTAGGAACTGTACAAAATGAAACGGCTGGAAGTGGAAGACATAGGGATACTGACAGTAACATCCTCGTGCAATAAAGAGAATATATGTTAATGCTACCATGTTATATCTACCAAAAACTCtgtgaaatgtttccagcatcttgttgaatttgagccatgaagaattaaggtagGTGTGACAAAAGTGTGGAGGGCAGCAGGGAGTCCAACCTAATAATTTAAAACTACAACCATTCAGTTTCTCTTTCTACAGGAGGCAACATGTTTGCAGCTGCGCTACTGGCCTTGTGGAGGAAGTTTGAAGCTTAAGTAGCAGACATGCCCTCACTGACAGCACTCGCATGCTTTAGCTCCTTGCATGTTAGTCATATGACCACTCAGCCAATAACAGTAATGATCTCAGACTGTCCTGGTCTTCCACTCATCATCTCCATTTGATAACAGTCATTCAGTTAAACACTTATGGCTGTAATTTCACCTATGTGAATATAATTGCAAAAAAGGCTCTTCGTGTTCACCACTGCCTTTATATTAACACGTATATGTGTCCCATTGCTTTCCAGTAACAGTGGAAGcctgtttttatatttgatcCAGCTTTTATAGCTCCTTCACGTGGTCTTTTATTTCAGTTACCATATAATCCCGTCTTTATTTTCTGCCTGTAAAACTGTCTGGTGTCTTCCAGCACTACTGTAAAAGATGCACTGTGCAGTGTAATATATGAGATGCTCAAAGGTCCAATCTGAGACATAATTAAATTTGAGTGTTTTATTGGCACATCAGGTTAGAGGACTCCGTGGGCTCATAAAATCGCTAAAAACATTCAGTCAGGGTTCAAAATTATGGATACCAGTTTGGAAAGCTGACATCAGGGGGatgagctttgtgtgtgtgtgtgtgtgtgtgtgtgtgtgtgtcagcagctCTGTAATTTGCTTTTAAAGTGTGTTCTTAAAGTATCAGCGTACAACCCTCAGCTGTTACAATCAAGTGCGTCACCGCGTCTGAGAGGAAGTTAGAGGCTGGTCATCCTCGAGGGCAGTCTGCATGCTTACATGCATACATATGGAGTGTAAAGTAATAAACAtccttctgtgtctgcatgtgaTGTGTTGTCAGTGGACTTTGTCCCTAATGAGGATGTTCATATGAGCTCTAAGTTTAGGAGATTAGAGCATAAAGCGAGATAAAGAGCAGTTGTCGCCTAAACTCCATGACTTCACTCACGCAGATTAAAGACCTGACCTGTCTTCTCCACTTATAACTTCTTATCTAATGCAAAAGCACAGGTGAACGATTTattaaaggttaaaggtcaaaatgCAGAATATGAACTCAAATTTCATAAAATACATGGTGGGTAAGAACTGGAGCCTATGGCAGCTGTCATAGGGAAAAAGGCGAGATATACCCTGGAGAGATCACAAGTCTCTCAGAGGGTTATGGAGTGAGACATTATGGTTTATGTTGACGTTCACAGCTACAGGCAATTTAGAACCACTGTGGACTGTGGAGTGGCCACATGGTCCACGGGGGAGAACATTTAATTGGCCCCAGCCATTGGCTTggttcaaacccaggaccttcctACTGTGTTAACCACCTTGCCGCCTATTTCCTGTCAGGAGCAACAGGTTTCCTCTGATTTTgtgttcatttattatttattttggttatttgtgtattttggtTATAGAGCACCCTTCTTTAGCTGTGCAAGTGGACCAATGCAAGAGAGGCTACATGTTTTGGGATTGTGTAGCAGAACAGAAGGAAGCAGAGAGATTTCCCTTTGTTTGGTTGAATTCTTGTGGGTTACTTCTTTAACTTTCCATTATATGCTGTCTCAGTGTGACACTCTTAAACCAGATTTTATAGAAAGAGTTCACAAATCCTAAAAGGCCCAAACCACTACAGCAAGTACGTAATAATATTTCAGTTTCTTAAAAGgtacaaagaaaaaatattttacttatttttcccaccaatgaaaaaaaaaaatccagataattatattattattttttatttagaatTAGAAAAAGACATGTTGAATGTCACATTTCCCTTCGGTTTACATTTCAAGTGTGTAATTGGTATTTTTGCACAAGCCTTtatttactgtacttttatcTTTGGCAAATTTGGTTTAAGATCAAAGCACACAAGCACAAAACATACTCTGAATCTGTATAAATCCATCTAATACAGCAGAGCAGCACATTCCGGTATTTGCTGTCAGTGAAACGTTATCAGtgcaacaaataaaagaaacttttaactaaacacacacaaataatttAACGGGTTATTGTGGTCTCTGGGTTATCTGTGGTACTACATTCCTTGTAATCTTCAATATTAACACTTGCTCTCTTTTCTAATCCCTAACAAATATGCTGAAACAAATGGTTTGCAGAGACATTCTTCACCTTGGCAGATTGCACAAGTGGGTTTTGTGTGTCTGGTACACCGTGCCTTCATTAGGAAGTCCTTAAGAAAGGAATTATGATATCTCGCTAATCAAGTATAAATTAGGTCTTACAGCAACCTGTCAGCAACATTCATAAACTCTCATAAGCTCGCAGAGAGACCGATCACTTGCCAGACTGTGCATTAAAAACTTATCTTCTCTTCATAAAgagataacaacaacaaaataccCCACCCTGTCAAAAGGCCGACATTCTGCAGCAGAAATGTCAGCCAGGGTCTCTTGTTGTTGACATGGATCATGGTGGGCAGCTACAATAAAAAAGGATGAAGATGATAATTAAACAACAGTCATCAGATTGTGCTGCTTCTGTGAAAGAGTCAGATTTGTGAGAGGTAACACTCACCATATCAGCGAGTCCCACGTAGAGAAAGAGCCCTGCAGTAATGGCACCTATCCACTGCTTGGTAGCGAGGTCAGTGGCTACAGACAGAGCGATGTACATGCCGATGAACGAGGTCAGGGTGCTGGCGATGTTTAGAGCTAAGGCCTTGCGGACAGACAGGCCACAGTGGAGCAAAATGGCAAAATCACCTGGGGAGGAAAATAAGGTGATTTAATGCAtgaatactgaaaaaaaaagattaggtTAGgcactttttttgtgttttgtatgaTAATTACCGAGCTCATGCGGTAACTCATGGCAGAGTACAGCCAGTGACGTGGCCAGACCAGACTTCCAGGACAGGGCGAAAGCTGCACCTAGCGCTAATCCGTCTGCAAAGTTGTGGATCGTGTCACCGATCGTAATCATATAAGGCAGCAGACGCTGCTCTGTGAACGCAGGAGGAGGCAAAGTTATAGTAACCAGTTCTCTCTGTTTGATGatataacttttttttgttacatgtAACTTTACTTACCTCTGGTGCGCTCTTTTGGCTCTGGAAGCGGTTTCTCATTGTCCTCACAGCTTACCTAAAACAAATGCATTATGCAACGTGTAACTAATGATGATTTAGTTTAAACTCTGGGTGCTGAATTCAGTCAGTCTTTTGAGCTGACTTTTTCTCAAGCTATACTCAagatttttccacaatgatgtgagagactaaCAAAGTCATATAGAAAATGATAACCTCAAGTTATTCCTGCTAAAGGTGGTCCTACAGGCTACTAAGCCATAGTATTATGGGGTACAAGTGCACAAAAAGTGGGGACTTATGACCGCACAGTCTTATGAAAACTTTCACATGACCACATATCTCTTACCAGGTCTGCTTTGGATGTGGActtgtctttttgtttctgttcctGTTGATACATCTCTAAAACTCTCCCATGGTCACAGTGATGAGGCTCAGATTCTTcctgaaaggagagagaggcaAAACTGTTCAGAAATGAGGCCTAAAGTCTAAGATAGAAGGAAAGAACTTGAGACAAAGAAGGACAAATACttaaaaagatatatatatattttttaaagtttttaaatgtcatTACATGTGTCTGTCACAATATTTATAACCAACTTTGGTTGTAAATGGATGACAAGTTTAACATTACACATTACACAATGTGTTCTGTATGaggatttttcttgttttcttcttacCCCATGGTGATGTTTATGGTCGTGATGCTTATCACCATATGTGATCAGAGAGAAGGAAACTTCCATCAGGTAAAAGCAGTAGATCCCTGCAATCAGTACCAGCATCTTGTATATGTAGTCCGGAGTTTCTTCCTCATGACTGTGACTTGAATCTTCGCTGCTGCCACCGTTGTCTGAGTGCACGTGCAAACCCAGAAACTACATAAAGAACGCAGGAGAAAGACAACATGAGTATATCATTAATGTTAATATATGAAAAGACTAATCAGTTTTTACATAGTATCACTGTGCTAGCATATCTCCCATTACAATTTTAGTAAATGCCTTATGATTCCTCTCTAAAAGCTTTAAAATCCCTCACTGTTGGCATCAGGTGCAGTAGGGCATCTCCAGTCAGTGAACCGACTGCCAGGCTGATGCAAAACTGGATGCACATCTGGAAAACACTGGTACAGGTGGCACACAGCAACACCACAATGCCAAACATGGATATCACTGTTATCAGCAAATTGGCGATGGTTGCATACAGGTATCCTACATGAGAAAGAGACAAATGATAGCATGTATATTAAATGTGATTCTGCTCACTGAAAAGTGGATGCATTTTGAAGCCTTAACTCTTTTAATGTCATCAGTACCATCTTAGTCTTTTTGAGCACAGAAGTGACCGTAATTAAAAGGGTGGAATACTAAGTTAACAGCTAATGGTAGCAAGCTTAGTTACAGCTAAAGACTGTACGAATGCATTCGTACCCACTAAGCACTGCTAATGATTGCTAagtaacttaaaaataaaatgctagAAACCAGAGATCTCTacttaaaatgctccaaaaggcaccaacagGAGCCTAGAGAAACTGCATTTTTCAGCCCTCGAGATTTCCACTTTATATCTCCTACTACGTGTTCTTAAAAAGTGAAAATCCCTAAAGGATGTGCATATTCTTTGACATCTACCAGCCTTTATGTTGTAACTGAAAATCTGCAATTGGAAATAAGTTCTTCAGGCACAATCAAGAATTCAAATTTGTGAATCAAGTCTATATGTGTGCAGGAAACAACAAGCAGTGACATTCAagtgaaaacagccaaaaaaataGTGCCTGGAATGTCCATTAGAGACCAACTGTTAGCTATAAGTAATGCACGTTTCCCAGCCTTTGCGACATGCCAAACCTGTCAATTTGTAGAACTATTTGTTACTTGAGTCCACAGCGACACTTACTCTCAGCCTTGGAGAGCCCATCTGGTTTTTCTGGATCTGTAATATCTGCACAGGCTCCGCTCAGGATCTGCTGGACAAGCGCAGGGCTGAGCTGAGCCAAGCCAGGCCGACCCAGACCGGAGGAGGCTGAGCTATTCTCCGCCAGGCCATAGATCTGGACCAGTTGTTCAGCTGAGAAACAACGCTGggaaaaacaaagcacagacATCCATTACATAACTTACACCTTGCTGGTATTTAAATGATGAGGTCAACCAATTGGCGTTTTCTTGTGTTTCTACGTTGGTACCTGTTCCCAAGTGTTATTACTTTCACGTCCCTCAACACTGTCACTGcttctcttcctccatctctgGACACCGTCATCATGATCGGCGTGTTCATCTGCTGTGTGCGCATGTCCATGGTCTTCCTCCGAGCTAGGTCCGATATTCAGGCTCTTCATGAGAGCCTTTAGGTCTATagtcacacatacacaaagtaACTGAACAAAATGGCCTCAGGATTCACATAATTATCTGTTAGCAAGACATAACAGGCTAATAGCACTACATTTTCCCTATGTTACTACAAAGGAGTGACCACAACAATCACTGATTTATAAATAAAGCAGTTCCTGTAAAGTGCCCTGCAGATTTAGTGTTTTACGGGCTGTGGGTTTTTGAGTGATTGCACATATATTAATGCTcatatgttttttgtgtgtatgcaCATTTACCCAGGACAGTGAAATTTTCTGAGCCGAGTTGCTCCATGATGTAGTTCACGAAGAAGCTTTCATCAGGCAGGGATTGATCAGTGAAGCAGTGACCTTGCAGGGCGTGATACAGCACATATCCCAAAACCGCacccacttcctgtttctggtCTCCTGATGATGCGTTGACCTGTGCCATGATGTCATCAGCGCTTATACAGTTCTAGTTACCATGGTGATAAGAAACAGAAAACGGGCTGAGTGTTTTAGAACGGCgacacatttaaacacagttGACATTTTGAACACTTTTGAGCAATGGTCAGTTAATACATAATGCACATGGGACGCCTGAATTGTCAAAGCATGGACTCTACATGGAGTGGAGTTATTGTTTTTCTAGGTCTTCCTTAGATTCTTAAAGCCATTACAGATTATTTTCAAACTGCACTAGCCTTCCTTACTTTTTGGTCCTtatgaatcaacatgtgaatACTGAGACTGGACAAAGGGTTTTAATGACTGTGCTCCACACAAgtgaaacacaacacaaaagctTGTAAAATTAGATAAGCTAATCCCTTTTAATCCCTTGTAGTGGACATTGAACAGTGTGAATGCATGTCCTTTCTTTAAACTAATATTTAACAATTTTATTGTTGTTAGAtttattctctttgttttttaagtatTCCATAAATTCATTGTTAAATGACCCCTCAGCGGCCTTTACTGTTTACATAAAGGTGTTGTAATTTGGGAGGGCGTATTATCATGCTTAAAGAGGCCATCGGGGAAATAATGTTGCCATAAAAGGGAGTATGTGGTGTGCAACAATGTCCACAGATAGGTTGTATATGAAAATTAAAGTCCACATAAATTCCAGAATCTAAGGTTTCCCAGCAAAGCACTCCCCAGTCCATCAGCTAACACACCTTTTTATTGCTATCACTATCTCTTACACATTCAAGGGATTTTAATAGGGCCATTCATATCAAGCAATACAAAATGTGGTTCATCAGACCAGGCTATCAGATCTGATGATCCTATGCTCATTGCACAGTTGTTTAGATGTATGCATACACTCATCATGTTATGGtagttttggacttttaacattttctttgaaGTGTTATTTTTCCAGGATGGAAAGATTTTAAGACATACATCCCAGCATCACTGGGATGGTGCTGACCAAGAAAAAAGCTCATGCTCCAAAATCCACACCTTCAAGTTTGACCAAAATATGCAGCTGTCCACATGAGCAAGCCGATTTAAATGAAGCCTACCAGTTCTGCCAAGACGAGTGGTCAAATATCCAGCCTGAATTATGCCAGAAACCTTTTGATTGCTACAAAAATATCTGCAGATGCAACCTGATAAGGGATATTTAACCAAATATGAGATGGGGTGTATGTATGTGGATacatcgtggctcaagagttggcagtttgtcttgtaatcggaaggttgccggttcgagccccggctccgacagtctcggtcgttgtgtccttgggcaagacacttcacccgttgcctactggtggttgtcagagggcccggtggcgccagtgtccggcagcctcgcctctgtcagtgcaccccagggcagctgtggctacaatgtagcttgccatcaccagtgtgtgaatgtgtgtgtgaatgggtggatgactgaatgtagtgtaaagcgctttggggtccttagggactaaataaagcgctatacaaatacaggccatttaccatttaccatataaGGCTGTAAATTAGCACGATGATGATGACTGTATAAACAGCCAGCCAGATTTGAATTTCACCTGTCTGTGGGTAAAATAATATGGCTGGCAGGTGAAAATCCCGGCAATATACTTAACACTCAACTCTCCCTGATTCATTATTGTTTTCCTGCATTATTGTTTTCCACCATTATTATGGACTGTTATTGTTCCTTATTGATTTTTTAGTGTTGTATTAACTTTCCTTAACTTAGTCTGTTAAATATTAATATGTAAGAATTTTACACAGAGGGGAACTCTGTTATATGAGGACATTGTTGTGTAAAAACTGTCTGTCTGTGAAAAACTATCAGCACTagataaaattacaaaaaaaataaataaatttgaaaacacaaaataaaataaaaaacaaataataataataataaaactactA encodes:
- the slc39a4 gene encoding zinc transporter ZIP4, which translates into the protein MISSSPFLLLLLSGWGLLGFVSGSPAVEEAYGAVVSIVSPGQQYLTGESLHSLFNTLENRVQCGEVPCEKCDLADAVHQLISNPAVQNEEETRRSRVNVAVTVSQFTALASGCVLYLSSPGLVCTAIKTGTWGEETENFLHKFTHNDPHEHNSEANHDHEHIDVHGLEGVIQELQSHYEPTESENCISADDIMAQVNASSGDQKQEVGAVLGYVLYHALQGHCFTDQSLPDESFFVNYIMEQLGSENFTVLDLKALMKSLNIGPSSEEDHGHAHTADEHADHDDGVQRWRKRSSDSVEGRESNNTWEQRCFSAEQLVQIYGLAENSSASSGLGRPGLAQLSPALVQQILSGACADITDPEKPDGLSKAERYLYATIANLLITVISMFGIVVLLCATCTSVFQMCIQFCISLAVGSLTGDALLHLMPTFLGLHVHSDNGGSSEDSSHSHEEETPDYIYKMLVLIAGIYCFYLMEVSFSLITYGDKHHDHKHHHGEESEPHHCDHGRVLEMYQQEQKQKDKSTSKADLVSCEDNEKPLPEPKERTREQRLLPYMITIGDTIHNFADGLALGAAFALSWKSGLATSLAVLCHELPHELGDFAILLHCGLSVRKALALNIASTLTSFIGMYIALSVATDLATKQWIGAITAGLFLYVGLADMLPTMIHVNNKRPWLTFLLQNVGLLTGWGILLLLSLYEEKISF